Proteins encoded within one genomic window of Phototrophicus methaneseepsis:
- a CDS encoding ABC transporter permease: MTTYLIRRVIQAIPTIIGITLISFILIMLAPGDPLTRFALNPEASPESMERLRRQMGLDKPILEQYLYWMIGNDWTTIDVDGDGVGDIQGTRQGLLRGDMGQSFQHRRPVLELILERIPATLQLTLPPLLIGYGLGIVLGTLAAANKGSLLDQAVRILSVLGTALPNFWLGLILIILFSVKLQVLPIGGMRDLTRTDGSVDVMDTLVHMILPVSVLALGIIASVTRYMRASVLEVIEQDYVRTARSKGLSGRRIFNVHVMRNALLPIATLFGPGLAALLSGAVIIEQVFSWPGMGRLTITAIFQRDFPLIMGSVLISAILYVIGLIISDVLYALLDPRIRF, encoded by the coding sequence ATGACAACATACCTGATTCGCCGTGTTATACAAGCAATCCCGACGATCATCGGGATTACGCTCATTTCCTTTATATTGATCATGCTTGCACCGGGTGATCCTCTGACACGCTTTGCCCTGAACCCGGAAGCCTCGCCAGAATCTATGGAGCGTTTGCGTCGCCAGATGGGCCTTGATAAGCCTATTCTGGAACAGTACCTCTATTGGATGATTGGCAACGACTGGACCACAATTGATGTAGATGGTGATGGCGTCGGCGATATACAGGGGACGCGACAGGGCTTGCTGCGGGGCGATATGGGGCAGTCTTTCCAGCATAGACGGCCCGTCCTTGAGCTTATCTTAGAGCGCATCCCCGCCACATTGCAGTTGACACTGCCACCGCTGCTGATCGGCTATGGACTGGGGATTGTGTTGGGCACCTTGGCCGCGGCAAACAAAGGTTCCTTGCTGGACCAGGCTGTGCGTATTCTCTCTGTTTTGGGGACGGCATTGCCTAACTTCTGGCTGGGGCTGATTTTGATCATCCTCTTCAGCGTCAAGTTACAGGTGCTGCCTATTGGCGGCATGCGCGACCTGACGCGAACAGATGGCTCTGTCGATGTGATGGATACCCTTGTGCATATGATCCTACCGGTATCTGTGCTGGCCCTGGGGATTATCGCCAGTGTCACGCGTTATATGCGCGCTTCTGTGCTGGAAGTCATCGAGCAGGATTACGTCCGTACGGCACGTTCAAAGGGCCTTTCTGGGCGGCGCATCTTTAATGTGCATGTGATGCGCAATGCACTGCTGCCAATTGCGACCTTATTTGGCCCTGGCCTGGCCGCTTTGTTGAGTGGTGCAGTCATCATTGAGCAAGTCTTTAGCTGGCCGGGTATGGGGCGGCTGACGATTACAGCTATCTTCCAACGTGATTTCCCCCTCATTATGGGGTCCGTCCTGATCAGTGCCATTCTGTATGTCATCGGCTTGATAATCTCCGATGTGCTTTACGCCCTTCTTGATCCCCGCATTCGGTTTTGA
- a CDS encoding ABC transporter permease yields MSDPIQVSQLAAESINKRRSFWSNAVYHIWHDRLTLLALVILFLLTLACFVAPPIVEEVLHVDVEDASVRDRYLPPSPEHILGTDQLGRDQLIRLLYGGRISLLIAYSASLLSMTIGVVVGLVAGYFGGIIDDVVTWFISTLSSIPSLFLLLIASAVFSPSATVLVMILGLLGWVQMARLVRGQILSLKQQDFVLAARALGSSHLHIMLYHILPNVLSIALISVTISAGNLILTESGLSFLGLGVQPPTPTWGNMLSDSRSYFAQGIHLVVWPGSLITITVLCSFLLGDGLRDALDPRSRK; encoded by the coding sequence ATGTCTGACCCAATACAGGTGAGCCAACTCGCTGCTGAATCCATCAACAAACGTCGCTCTTTCTGGTCGAACGCGGTCTACCATATCTGGCATGATCGCCTGACATTGCTTGCGCTTGTGATTCTCTTTTTACTGACGTTGGCCTGTTTTGTGGCCCCGCCAATCGTCGAAGAAGTCTTACATGTCGACGTCGAAGACGCCAGCGTCCGTGACCGTTATTTGCCGCCCAGCCCGGAGCACATCCTGGGTACGGACCAACTGGGCCGCGATCAACTCATCCGCCTGCTATATGGGGGGCGTATCTCTTTGCTGATTGCTTATAGTGCCAGTTTGCTCTCGATGACGATAGGCGTTGTGGTGGGGTTGGTCGCAGGGTACTTCGGCGGGATTATCGACGATGTGGTGACGTGGTTTATATCTACCCTGAGTTCGATTCCATCGCTATTTTTACTCCTCATTGCCTCTGCGGTTTTTTCGCCATCCGCGACGGTGTTGGTCATGATCCTGGGCCTGCTTGGTTGGGTCCAGATGGCGCGCCTCGTGCGTGGGCAGATACTCTCCCTCAAGCAGCAGGATTTTGTGCTGGCTGCCCGTGCTTTAGGGAGTTCACACCTTCATATTATGCTCTATCATATCTTGCCGAACGTGTTATCTATCGCCTTAATCTCGGTGACCATCAGCGCAGGCAATTTGATCCTAACGGAATCTGGCCTGAGTTTCCTGGGGCTGGGGGTTCAACCGCCTACGCCGACCTGGGGCAATATGTTGAGCGATTCTCGTTCTTATTTTGCTCAGGGGATTCATCTGGTGGTCTGGCCCGGCAGCCTGATTACGATAACCGTGCTATGCTCTTTCTTATTAGGCGATGGCTTGCGTGATGCTCTCGATCCACGTAGTCGCAAATAA
- a CDS encoding MurR/RpiR family transcriptional regulator, which produces MTGKASKDDVIQWIRQQHESLSPSQRKVTEFLLQGGIDVLHYPIAKIASEIGVNASTVVRTAQSLGYNGFPELQSELRRYFLRQARLSQRLQIGSKQLIDDLKDEPDQGRHILTTVLRDEMQNLLDLPQYVPLAVFDKAVDMLDDANHVFIIGLGASFPLALNFGVYLRYVRPNTTVLTPGIDPIPSQLTPLTSGDLVFSICFARYTRETLTTMEYGHRKGAQVITITDSDLSPAAKRADLSLIVPYRLRLYGNMIAPFALMDGLLGALSLRYPEATRQRLESLEELYETFNLLTTGDD; this is translated from the coding sequence ATGACAGGGAAAGCTTCTAAAGATGATGTGATTCAGTGGATACGCCAGCAGCATGAGTCACTCAGCCCTAGCCAGCGCAAAGTTACAGAATTTTTATTGCAAGGTGGTATAGACGTTCTGCATTATCCCATTGCCAAAATTGCGAGCGAGATCGGCGTTAACGCCTCAACCGTCGTGCGTACAGCGCAATCACTAGGCTACAATGGCTTCCCGGAATTGCAATCGGAACTCAGACGTTATTTTTTGCGGCAGGCGCGTCTGTCGCAGCGGTTACAAATTGGTTCCAAACAGCTCATTGATGATTTAAAAGATGAACCTGACCAGGGTCGTCATATTCTGACGACTGTTTTACGCGATGAAATGCAAAACTTGCTCGATTTACCCCAGTATGTTCCCCTCGCTGTGTTCGATAAAGCTGTTGATATGCTGGATGATGCTAACCACGTCTTCATTATAGGCTTAGGCGCATCTTTCCCACTCGCTTTGAATTTTGGCGTTTACCTGCGCTATGTCAGGCCGAATACGACCGTCCTCACACCGGGGATCGATCCTATTCCTTCCCAACTCACCCCACTGACCTCTGGCGATCTTGTCTTTTCAATCTGTTTTGCACGCTACACGCGCGAAACGCTGACAACGATGGAATATGGTCATCGTAAGGGTGCCCAGGTCATCACGATCACCGATAGCGACCTTTCCCCCGCGGCGAAACGTGCTGATTTATCCCTGATCGTACCCTATAGACTGCGCCTGTATGGCAACATGATCGCACCTTTTGCGCTGATGGATGGATTATTAGGCGCGCTCTCTCTCCGCTATCCTGAAGCGACCCGCCAACGTCTGGAAAGCCTGGAAGAGCTGTATGAGACTTTCAACCTCCTGACAACTGGCGATGATTAG